The DNA window TGTGGACAATCCGAGACGCCCGGCTTCTCCAGTCGCGGCGTATTGCTCGGAGAGCAATTTCTGCGCCTTTGCGGACCACGGCATCAGCTCGGTGTCAAGGCAGACCCAATCCGTCGAAAAATCCTCCCAGAAACGAGTGACGTTTAAAATGTCGCCTAAACGCGCGAGTAATTTGCCCTCACGATCTTCGTTTGACGCGTCGAAAAAATGCCTGCCGGTGCGGGAGTAGACGATACCTCGCGAACCGTCGTCCACTCCGAATCGAGAACGAGCCGTTTTCTCGTCGCGGCAAAGAACGATCACGGCGCGGCTGCCCATGTGTTTTTCCTCGCATATGACGGTTTCCACACCGTTCGCCTGAAAGTACGCGAACGCCTCGGTTGGTTGCTCCAGATAATCGTCCAACGGGCTTGTCGCGCAAGGAGACATTGTGGGCGGAAGATAAATGAGCCATCTCGGATCCGCCGCGAAGCGGCTCATGATTTCAAACGCTGCGAGAGAATTTTCTTCCATAACGAGAATACGGCCATGCAAACTCGTTTCGATACGGCGTTTCCCCATAACGTCTTTCGCGTCGAGGGAATAACCGCGATCTTCGAAAACCGGTGAAAGCGGTCGGAGGGGCGTATAATATTCGCGCGCCGCCTCGACGCCGACAAATTCTTTCTCCGGCCAGCGCATGGCCGTCAAACGCCCTCCAAAAACGCAGCCTGTATCGATGCAAAACGTGTTGTTCAACGCCCGAACTTCTTCCAAAGCGATGTGTCCGTAGACCACGGCAGCCTGACCGCGGTAATCCTCTGCCCAGTCGATACGCTCCGGCAGACCAAATTCGTCCCGTTCGCCCGTTGTTTCGCCGTAGAGACAGAATGCCCGAACACGTCCAGACGCCCGGCCCTGGAATTTCTCGCGCACACCGGCGTGCGCGACGACAAGTTTCCCGCCGTCGAGTACGTAGTGGCTGACGAGGCCGTTCAAAAATTCTTTCACAGCCTCGCGAAACGCCGGTGTTTCGTTTTCGAACGCCGCAATGGTGACGTCGAGGCCGTGGGTAGCCGCTACGCTGGAATCGTTGAGGTATTTCAATAACTTGACGTCGTGGTTTCCGGGAACGCAAATTGCCGACCCCGCGCGGGTCATGTTCATGACCAACCGCAGCGTCTCGACGTTTTTCGGACCCCGATCGCAGAGGTCGCCGAGGAAAATGACCCTGCGTGCAGGCGCCGTGCGGATGGGGTCTCCCTCCCAGGAAGCGGAATAATTTCGCGCGTCCACGGTGTAGCCCAATTTGGTCAGGAGTTCACACAACTCGTCGAAACAGCCGTGAATGTCGCCGATGATATCGAATGGCCCTCGCTGGTCGCGCTTGTCGGTCCACAATGGAACGCGCACGATTTCGAGGTTTTCGAGTTCTTCGGGGGATTTTAGGACATGGACGTGACGAAACCCCTCTTTACGCAGGTGTTTCAGCGACTGACGGAGTGAACGCATGTGGCTGCGGATGACGTGGGGCGGATAATTACGCGCCGGGTTCGCTTTGTTTCGCTCCTGGCAAAGTGACTCCGGGAAATCGAGCACGATGGCGACGGCATGGACGTCCTGTTCCCGCGCAAGTTCGAGCAGGGCTTTCCGCGCCTCTTTTTGCACGTTCGTCGCGTCGATGACGACAATTTTCCCCGCGTTTAGCCGCTTGCCAGCTACATAATAGAGCACGTCGAACGCGTCTTTCGTCGCTTTTTGATTGGCTTCGTCGTCGGAAACCATAGCGCGGAAAAAGTCGGAACTCAAAATTTCCGTCTGTTTAAAAAAACGAGAGGCAAAAGTCGATTTCCCGCTCCCAGACGCCCCCACCAGCGCCACCACCGACAGGTTCGGTATGTCTATTCGCATTTTACGAAAACTCCCATCTGTGTCTGGGTTCCGAGTTCTTCATCGACGTCCCCGATATCGCTGAACGTGACTTCGTAACCGTTCCGCCTCGCGGTTTCGCTGCCCCACGTGTGAAACTCCTCGCGCGTCCACTCGAACCGGTGGTCGCGGTGGCGTAAAGGTGTAATAAAAAATTCGAATTTTTCGTTGTACTCGATGTTCGGTGTCGTGATGACGACGATCCGCGGGCGCGCGTGCACAAACAATACATCCTCGAAGGCGCCGAAGCGATTTTTGTCGATGTGCTCGATAACCTCGATGCAGGTCGCGGCGTCATATCCCGCAAAACGTTCGTCCCGGTAAGTCAGCGATCCCTGGAAGAGCGCGAATCTCGAAGCGGTTTTTTCGGGCATTTTTTCGACATGGAGACGCCGTTTCGCCTTTTCGAGCGCAAAAATCGACGCGTCCGTGCCGGCGACGCGGGCAAAGGATTTTTCGCGCAGAAGCAGACGCAGTAAGTTCCCCTCTCCGCACCCCAGATCGAGGACGGTGGACGCGCCATTTGACAGCAACGTCGCAACCACCGTTTCGAGGCGTCTGGTATTCAAATTTTTCTTGACCTCCGGTTTCAGGTCCGCTTTTTTGTCTACTTTATCTACTTTTTTGTCTACTTCGTCTATTTTTTCGTCTACTTCGTCCACTTCTTCTGTCGCGCCCGACTCGTCGTTGTCGAGGCGTTCCATCGCCATCCGCGTTAGGTGTTTTCGGCTCGCCAAATAACGCTGAACGATGAAATCCCGTTTAGGATGATTTTCCAGCCAACCTGTTCCTTTTTCCAACAATTTGTCTATCTCGTCCACGCCGACCCAATAGTGTTTTCTGCGGT is part of the Synergistaceae bacterium genome and encodes:
- a CDS encoding 3' terminal RNA ribose 2'-O-methyltransferase Hen1; the encoded protein is MLLTITYQGKNATDLGYLLHKNPNRPQKFELSYGLAYVFYPEASDERCTAALLLDIDPIDLAKGKEGTRGGGLFDYVNDRPYVSSSFMSTTIARVFGTALTGRCDKKTELASSQHDLEATLSALPCRGDVEMIDRIFAPLGYEVHYSKEPLDEKFPEWGEGCYVNLSLSGRCLLKDLLAHLYVLIPVFDRRKHYWVGVDEIDKLLEKGTGWLENHPKRDFIVQRYLASRKHLTRMAMERLDNDESGATEEVDEVDEKIDEVDKKVDKVDKKADLKPEVKKNLNTRRLETVVATLLSNGASTVLDLGCGEGNLLRLLLREKSFARVAGTDASIFALEKAKRRLHVEKMPEKTASRFALFQGSLTYRDERFAGYDAATCIEVIEHIDKNRFGAFEDVLFVHARPRIVVITTPNIEYNEKFEFFITPLRHRDHRFEWTREEFHTWGSETARRNGYEVTFSDIGDVDEELGTQTQMGVFVKCE
- a CDS encoding polynucleotide kinase-phosphatase encodes the protein MRIDIPNLSVVALVGASGSGKSTFASRFFKQTEILSSDFFRAMVSDDEANQKATKDAFDVLYYVAGKRLNAGKIVVIDATNVQKEARKALLELAREQDVHAVAIVLDFPESLCQERNKANPARNYPPHVIRSHMRSLRQSLKHLRKEGFRHVHVLKSPEELENLEIVRVPLWTDKRDQRGPFDIIGDIHGCFDELCELLTKLGYTVDARNYSASWEGDPIRTAPARRVIFLGDLCDRGPKNVETLRLVMNMTRAGSAICVPGNHDVKLLKYLNDSSVAATHGLDVTIAAFENETPAFREAVKEFLNGLVSHYVLDGGKLVVAHAGVREKFQGRASGRVRAFCLYGETTGERDEFGLPERIDWAEDYRGQAAVVYGHIALEEVRALNNTFCIDTGCVFGGRLTAMRWPEKEFVGVEAAREYYTPLRPLSPVFEDRGYSLDAKDVMGKRRIETSLHGRILVMEENSLAAFEIMSRFAADPRWLIYLPPTMSPCATSPLDDYLEQPTEAFAYFQANGVETVICEEKHMGSRAVIVLCRDEKTARSRFGVDDGSRGIVYSRTGRHFFDASNEDREGKLLARLGDILNVTRFWEDFSTDWVCLDTELMPWSAKAQKLLSEQYAATGEAGRLGLSTAVKALEEANTRGAEPFEVKENTSGLNVDLGGLLKKYKERDEALGRYTEAYRRYCWPSPSLDDLRVAPFHILATEGHVWKDASHAEHIHAVEKYIAGRDP